Proteins from one Xenopus tropicalis strain Nigerian chromosome 1, UCB_Xtro_10.0, whole genome shotgun sequence genomic window:
- the hpd gene encoding 4-hydroxyphenylpyruvate dioxygenase, whose translation MTSYTDKGEKHEQGRFLSFHSVTLWVSNAKQAASFYCNKLGFEPLAYKGLETGSRKLVTHVVKQDKIILLFVSALTPGNEEFGAHLQKHGDGVKDVAFEVEDCEFLVQKARQRGAVIVKEPWVEEDKFGKVKFAIVQTYGDTTHTLVEKLGYNGIFLPGYEPPLFQDPLLPKLPDCKLNFIDHIVGNQPDDEMVSVADWYQKALLFHRFWSVDDKQLHTEFSALRSIVVANYEETIKMPINEPAPGKKRSQIQEYVDYYGGPGVQHIALNTSDIITAVSNLQERGMEFMSVPSAYYQTLRENLKTAKIKVAEDIDKLEELKILVDYDDNGYLLQIFTKPVQDRPTLFFEVIQRHNHQGFGAGNFKSLFQAIEADQAARGNLTALTPNGDLEFL comes from the exons ATG ACTTCCTATACggacaaaggagaaaag cATGAACAAGGCAGATTTCTCAGCTTCCATTCTGTAACACTGTGGGTTAGCAATGCAAAACAA GCAGCTTCTTTTTATTGCAATAAACTGGGATTCGAGCCATTGGCATATAAAGGTCTAGAGACTGGCAGCCGGAAGCTGGTAACCCATGTTGTGAAGCAGGACAAG ATTATACTTCTGTTTGTATCTGCACTTACTCCTGGAAATGAAG AATTTGGAGCCCATCTACAGAAGCATGGTGATGGCGTAAAAGATGTAGCATTTGAAGTAGAGGACTGTGAATTCCTTGTTCAG AAAGCCAGACAGAGAGGAGCTGTCATAGTAAAGGAGCCATGGGTTGAAGAGGACAAATTTGGCAAAGTGAAGTTTGCTATAGTCCAGACG TATGGAGATACAACCCACACTTTAGTGGAAAAATTGGGCTACAATGGTATATTCCTACCTGGTTATGAACCTCCTCTGTTTCAAGATCCTCTGCTACCAAAACT CCCAGATTGCAAACTGAATTTCATAGACCATATAGTAGGAAACCAGCCTGATGATGAAATGGTTTCAGTTGCAGATTG GTACCAAAAAGCCCTCTTGTTTCATCGTTTCTGGTCCGTGGATGACAAGCAGCTTCACACAGAGTTCAGTGCCCTTCGTTCTATTGTGGTTGCTAATTATGAGGAAACAATCAAAATGCCAATAAATGAGCCTGCACCAGGGAAGAAAAGGTCTCAGATACAG GAATATGTTGATTATTATGGTGGCCCTGGAGTCCAGCATATTGCTCTCAATACATCCGACATAATTACTGCA GTTTCCAATTTACAAGAGCGAGGCATGGAGTTCATGTCAGTGCCTTCTGCTTATTACCAGACCCTCCGAGAGAATCTCAAAACTGCCAAGATCAAAGTTGCTGAAGATATTGACAAATTGGAG GAACTAAAGATTTTGGTGGATTACGATGATAATGGATATCTGCTGCAGATCTTTACAAAACCAGTTCAGGACAGGCCAACTCTATTTTTTGAAGTCATTCAACGTCATAATCACCAG GGTTTTGGAGCTGGAAATTTTAAATCCTTATTTCAAGCTATTGAAGCAGACCAGGCTGCACGGGGAAATCTTACAGCTCTGACGCCAAATGGAGATCTGGAATTTCTGTAG